A genome region from Mycobacterium sp. 3519A includes the following:
- a CDS encoding fatty-acid--CoA ligase, producing the protein MSEYELHLLILACDFRVDDVDRMWKWLNKHEEPLAAIGAHHVVLYTSIWEPGRVLVTIGIRRAGSIREVLRSPAIFEWFNISGADDIPPIFGGEVVEKIDLDGGSPEGHIGRVVVGVMASVDDVPTLMAKVHDGLDRFKSGGVRKIWVYQALDDGREVMILQEISDELSARAWIDHPDAAAEWMSSAGFGAYPTQFVGRFAHLMSIGERV; encoded by the coding sequence ATGAGTGAGTACGAATTACACTTACTCATTCTCGCCTGCGATTTCCGCGTCGACGACGTCGACCGGATGTGGAAATGGCTTAACAAACACGAAGAGCCGTTGGCCGCTATCGGCGCTCATCATGTGGTGCTGTACACGTCCATTTGGGAACCCGGTCGGGTTTTGGTGACGATCGGTATTCGTCGGGCCGGCTCGATTCGAGAGGTGTTGCGGTCCCCTGCGATATTCGAATGGTTCAACATCTCGGGTGCCGACGACATCCCGCCCATCTTCGGCGGTGAAGTGGTGGAGAAGATCGACCTCGACGGCGGGTCGCCCGAAGGCCACATCGGCCGGGTGGTGGTGGGCGTGATGGCGTCCGTCGACGACGTGCCGACTCTGATGGCGAAAGTGCACGACGGCCTCGATCGGTTCAAAAGCGGTGGCGTTCGCAAGATTTGGGTATACCAGGCACTTGACGATGGGCGCGAAGTGATGATCCTCCAGGAGATTTCCGACGAGCTCAGCGCGCGGGCCTGGATCGACCATCCCGACGCCGCCGCGGAGTGGATGTCCAGCGCCGGCTTCGGCGCCTACCCCACGCAGTTCGTCGGCAGGTTCGCCCATCTGATGAGCATCGGCGAGCGGGTCTGA
- the bfr gene encoding bacterioferritin → MQGDADVLKLLNEQLTSELTAINQYFLHSKMQANWGFTEIAEHTRKESFEEMQHAESITDRILILDGLPNYQRLFSLRVGQTLREQFEADLAIEYEVMARLKPGIVMCREKEDATTANLFEKILADEEEHIDYLETQLQLMDKLGEQLYLAQCVSRPPSSL, encoded by the coding sequence ATGCAAGGCGATGCCGACGTTCTGAAACTGCTCAACGAGCAGTTGACAAGCGAACTCACGGCGATCAACCAATATTTCCTGCACTCCAAAATGCAGGCGAATTGGGGATTCACGGAAATCGCCGAGCACACCCGTAAAGAATCTTTCGAAGAAATGCAGCATGCGGAATCGATCACCGACCGCATTCTCATTTTGGATGGGCTGCCGAATTATCAGCGGCTGTTCTCACTGCGGGTCGGCCAGACCCTGCGCGAGCAGTTCGAAGCTGATCTGGCCATCGAGTACGAGGTGATGGCGCGCCTGAAGCCGGGCATCGTGATGTGCCGCGAGAAGGAAGACGCCACCACGGCCAACCTGTTCGAGAAGATCCTCGCCGACGAGGAAGAACACATCGACTACCTCGAAACCCAGCTGCAACTGATGGACAAGCTGGGCGAACAGCTCTACCTCGCGCAGTGCGTATCGCGGCCGCCGTCGTCGCTATAG
- a CDS encoding MDR family MFS transporter: MTTADPEAGGALISPQRRNLIFVAVLLGMLLAALDQTIVATALPTVVADLGGAGHQSWVVTSYLLASTIVTAIVGKLGDLFGRKMVFAAAIVFFLVGSVLCGLAGSMTMLVASRALQGVGGGAIMVTATALIGEVIPLRDRGRYQGALGAVFGVTTVIGPLLGGFFTDHLTWRWAFWINVPVAVVVFFVAIAAIPALGRTGRPAIDYAGILFVGLGASGLTLATSWGGGEYAWGSPMIIGLFIASAAALAIFVWVETRAAEPILPIRLFSDRVFAVCCVLSFIVGFAMLGALTFLPTFMQFVDGVSATVSGLRTLPMVAGLLLTSMGSGVLVSRTGRYKIFPVVGTAVMALGFVLLSRMDAGTPMVLQSVYLFVLGTGIGMCMQVLILIVQNTADFTDLGVATSGVTFFRTIGSSFGAAIFGSLFANFLQDRIGHALAESGAPPAAAQSPQVLHQLPHEVAAPIVTAYADSLDMVFLCAAPVALVGFVVAWLLKEVPLREMDAVNAVDLGEGFGMPSSDSPDKVLEIAIGRMMRQSPEVRLRNICERPGCSLDIARLWALVQIYRHNQAFGSARLTDIADRLRVPCEVLEPTFDRLVETGYALRTGDLLWLTQAGAAQVDAVSSALITKIVEKLASSQTFEGRPDRAAVEAALERIAHRMLVQRDWDDERAQLATVGSQQS, translated from the coding sequence ATGACAACCGCGGACCCCGAAGCGGGCGGCGCACTGATCAGTCCGCAGCGGCGCAACCTGATCTTCGTCGCTGTGCTGCTGGGCATGCTGTTGGCGGCGCTGGACCAGACGATCGTCGCGACCGCGTTGCCCACTGTGGTCGCCGACCTCGGCGGCGCAGGCCACCAGTCCTGGGTGGTGACGAGCTACCTGCTGGCGTCGACGATCGTCACCGCGATCGTCGGGAAACTCGGCGACCTGTTCGGCCGCAAGATGGTGTTCGCCGCGGCGATCGTGTTCTTCCTCGTCGGGTCGGTGCTGTGCGGTCTGGCCGGGTCGATGACCATGTTGGTCGCGTCGCGCGCACTGCAGGGTGTCGGTGGCGGCGCGATCATGGTGACCGCCACCGCGCTCATCGGCGAGGTGATTCCGCTGCGCGATCGCGGCCGCTACCAGGGCGCGCTTGGCGCGGTGTTCGGCGTCACGACCGTGATCGGCCCGCTGCTCGGCGGCTTCTTCACCGACCACCTCACCTGGCGCTGGGCGTTCTGGATCAACGTCCCGGTGGCCGTCGTGGTGTTCTTCGTGGCGATCGCGGCGATACCCGCGCTGGGCCGCACAGGCAGGCCGGCCATCGACTACGCGGGCATTCTGTTCGTCGGCCTCGGCGCGTCCGGGCTCACGCTCGCGACCAGTTGGGGCGGCGGCGAATACGCATGGGGCTCGCCGATGATCATCGGGCTGTTCATCGCATCCGCGGCCGCGTTGGCGATTTTCGTGTGGGTGGAAACCCGTGCGGCAGAACCGATCCTGCCGATCCGGCTGTTCAGCGACCGGGTGTTCGCGGTGTGTTGCGTGCTGTCGTTCATCGTCGGATTCGCGATGCTGGGCGCACTGACCTTCCTGCCGACGTTCATGCAGTTCGTCGACGGCGTTTCTGCGACGGTGTCGGGGCTGCGAACGTTGCCCATGGTCGCGGGCCTGCTGCTGACGTCGATGGGCAGCGGTGTGCTCGTCAGCCGCACCGGCCGCTACAAGATCTTCCCGGTCGTCGGGACCGCGGTGATGGCGCTGGGATTCGTGCTGCTGTCGCGCATGGACGCGGGCACGCCGATGGTGCTGCAGTCGGTGTATCTGTTCGTGCTGGGCACCGGCATCGGCATGTGCATGCAGGTGCTCATCCTGATCGTGCAGAACACCGCCGACTTCACCGACCTCGGCGTGGCCACGTCGGGCGTCACGTTCTTCCGGACCATCGGAAGTTCCTTCGGCGCAGCCATTTTCGGGTCGCTGTTCGCCAACTTCCTGCAGGACCGGATCGGCCATGCGCTCGCCGAGAGTGGGGCACCACCCGCGGCCGCACAGTCCCCGCAGGTGCTTCACCAGCTACCGCACGAGGTCGCGGCGCCGATCGTGACCGCCTATGCGGACTCCCTCGACATGGTGTTCCTGTGCGCGGCGCCGGTGGCGCTGGTCGGTTTCGTCGTCGCGTGGCTGCTCAAAGAGGTCCCGCTGCGCGAGATGGATGCGGTCAACGCCGTCGACCTCGGCGAGGGCTTCGGCATGCCCAGCAGCGACTCGCCGGACAAGGTGCTCGAGATCGCGATCGGCCGGATGATGCGTCAGTCACCCGAGGTCCGGTTGCGCAACATCTGCGAAAGGCCGGGTTGCAGCCTCGACATCGCGCGACTGTGGGCGCTGGTCCAGATCTATCGGCACAACCAGGCGTTCGGCTCCGCGCGACTGACCGACATCGCCGACCGGCTGCGGGTGCCGTGCGAGGTCCTCGAGCCGACGTTCGACCGCCTGGTCGAAACCGGATACGCGCTGCGGACCGGGGACCTGCTGTGGCTGACCCAGGCGGGCGCCGCCCAGGTCGACGCGGTGTCCTCGGCGTTGATCACCAAGATCGTCGAGAAGCTGGCCTCGTCGCAAACTTTCGAGGGCAGGCCGGACCGCGCCGCGGTGGAGGCCGCGCTGGAACGCATCGCGCACCGGATGCTGGTGCAGCGGGACTGGGACGACGAGCGGGCTCAACTCGCAACGGTGGGCTCACAGCAAAGCTGA
- a CDS encoding carboxymuconolactone decarboxylase family protein, with product MSRIGSFADDDAAAWVAKSPDIGVAMAGFTNAVYTKNRLPMRVRELARMVIALDNECVVCQNTRDSEGIAAGVDEDLYDHAAEWRTWPGYSAQERIAAEFAERFASDHTGLRDDEDFWARCGEHFSDELLTDLALSCAMWLGMGRMLRTLDIGQSCKITL from the coding sequence ATGAGCCGAATTGGATCTTTCGCTGACGACGACGCGGCCGCCTGGGTGGCGAAGTCCCCGGACATCGGTGTCGCCATGGCCGGATTCACCAACGCGGTGTACACCAAGAATCGACTGCCGATGCGGGTCCGCGAGTTGGCCCGAATGGTCATCGCGCTCGACAACGAATGCGTGGTGTGCCAGAACACCCGCGACTCCGAGGGCATCGCCGCCGGTGTCGACGAGGACCTCTACGACCATGCCGCCGAGTGGCGGACGTGGCCGGGGTACAGCGCCCAGGAGCGCATCGCGGCGGAGTTCGCCGAACGCTTCGCCAGTGACCACACCGGTCTGCGGGACGACGAGGACTTCTGGGCCCGCTGTGGCGAGCACTTCAGCGACGAACTGTTGACAGATCTCGCTCTGTCGTGCGCGATGTGGCTCGGCATGGGCAGGATGCTGCGCACGCTCGACATCGGTCAAAGCTGCAAGATCACGCTGTAA
- a CDS encoding glutamine synthetase family protein: MAVMAAKPLAAAAIAQLEADGVATLIGTVVNPAGLIHAKTVPLRRMGTFADPGLGASPVWHVFAIDQVGTVFGERTGVVGDQRIRIDLGGLRILGDGLAWAPGAFFDQDGTPDPYCTRGALSRIEARLAEAGIDAVVGHEMEFVLVGPDGSQLPSHLWAQYGLAGVLEFEGFVRDVTNAAAASGAAVEQFHPEYGRNQFEISLAPLSPVAAADQLVLMRIIIGRVARRYGLRVSLSPVPFADSVGSGAHQHFSMKRDQTPLFSGGAGAGGMTAEGEAATAGLLAGLSQAQGGLSGSVVSAGLLAGLSQAQGVLSGSVVSGLRMQPGLWSGAYVCWGTENREAAVRYLIAGPSNPQGANVEVKVIDPSANPYLATAAILGLALDGIERKLTLPPETTVDPAKLTDEQRAKAGTKLLAAKQADALDALDQSALMRGILGDEVVDAVLAVRRYEQDTYGNLADEELAEKFRLAWSV; this comes from the coding sequence ATGGCTGTCATGGCAGCCAAACCGCTAGCCGCCGCTGCGATCGCCCAACTGGAAGCCGACGGGGTCGCCACGCTGATCGGGACGGTCGTCAACCCGGCGGGCCTCATCCACGCCAAGACCGTGCCGCTTCGGCGGATGGGCACATTCGCCGATCCAGGCCTCGGCGCCAGCCCGGTCTGGCACGTGTTCGCCATCGACCAGGTCGGCACCGTCTTCGGCGAACGAACCGGAGTCGTGGGGGACCAGCGGATCCGGATCGACCTGGGCGGGCTCCGCATCCTCGGCGACGGATTGGCTTGGGCACCAGGCGCTTTCTTCGATCAGGACGGCACCCCCGATCCGTACTGCACCAGGGGCGCGTTGAGCCGGATCGAGGCCCGGCTGGCCGAGGCGGGCATCGATGCGGTGGTCGGCCACGAGATGGAATTCGTTCTTGTCGGGCCCGACGGCAGTCAACTGCCGTCGCATCTGTGGGCGCAGTACGGGCTGGCCGGAGTGCTCGAGTTCGAGGGCTTCGTCCGGGACGTGACCAACGCTGCGGCGGCATCTGGTGCCGCCGTCGAACAGTTCCATCCGGAGTACGGCCGCAACCAGTTTGAGATCTCGCTGGCACCACTGTCACCCGTCGCCGCCGCGGATCAGTTGGTGCTGATGCGCATCATCATCGGCAGGGTGGCCCGGCGGTACGGTCTGCGGGTCAGCCTGTCTCCGGTGCCGTTCGCGGACAGCGTCGGATCCGGTGCACATCAACACTTTTCGATGAAGCGCGATCAGACGCCGCTGTTCTCCGGCGGGGCGGGGGCAGGCGGGATGACCGCGGAGGGGGAGGCCGCCACCGCCGGTCTGCTCGCTGGGCTGAGCCAGGCCCAGGGCGGGCTGTCCGGTTCGGTGGTGTCCGCCGGTCTGCTCGCTGGGCTGAGCCAGGCCCAGGGCGTGCTGTCCGGTTCGGTGGTGTCGGGTTTGCGCATGCAACCCGGCCTCTGGTCGGGCGCGTACGTCTGCTGGGGCACCGAAAACCGGGAAGCCGCGGTGCGATACCTGATCGCCGGTCCGAGCAATCCGCAGGGCGCCAACGTGGAAGTGAAGGTGATCGACCCGTCGGCCAATCCGTATCTCGCGACCGCCGCCATACTCGGTCTCGCGCTCGACGGCATCGAACGCAAGCTGACCCTGCCACCGGAGACCACCGTCGATCCGGCCAAGCTGACCGACGAGCAGCGCGCCAAGGCGGGCACCAAACTGCTGGCCGCCAAACAGGCCGACGCCCTTGACGCGCTCGACCAATCCGCTTTGATGCGCGGCATTCTCGGCGACGAGGTGGTGGACGCCGTGCTCGCGGTCCGGCGCTACGAGCAGGACACGTACGGCAACCTGGCCGACGAGGAACTCGCCGAGAAGTTCCGGCTGGCCTGGAGCGTGTGA
- a CDS encoding amidohydrolase family protein codes for MTLLAEHIENVPLVDHHVHGCWLTAPDRARFENGLNEANTEPLADFDSAFDTQLGFAVRAHCAPLLGLPRHVDADTYWSRRSRHSEDALARLFLSHAKVSDWLVDTGFGDGVADLDVVADLSEGYVHEIVRLESVAEAAVAADEDYASAFTRILEERAATAIATKTILAYRGGFDGDLTEPTAEEVAQAASRWRDSGAPRLTDRVLLRFGLYQALRLGKPLQFHVGFGDRDCDLHKANPLYLLDFLRTSGDTPIMLLHCYPYEREAGYLAQAFNNVYLDGGLAINYLGARSASFIGRLLEMAPFRKILYSSDAFGPAELHYLGARLWRDGIRYALQGFVDAREWSEADAIRVVDLIAHGNANRVYALA; via the coding sequence TTGACCCTCCTGGCTGAGCACATCGAGAACGTGCCGCTGGTCGACCATCACGTGCACGGCTGCTGGCTAACCGCACCTGACCGCGCCCGGTTCGAGAACGGGCTGAACGAAGCCAACACCGAACCTCTCGCCGACTTCGATTCGGCGTTCGACACCCAACTCGGGTTCGCGGTCCGCGCGCACTGCGCACCGCTGCTGGGGCTGCCGCGGCACGTCGACGCCGATACATATTGGAGCCGCCGCAGCCGACACTCCGAAGACGCGCTTGCCCGACTGTTCCTGTCACACGCCAAGGTGTCGGATTGGCTGGTGGACACCGGGTTCGGCGACGGCGTAGCCGATCTCGACGTCGTCGCCGACCTGTCCGAAGGATACGTACACGAGATCGTCAGGCTGGAATCGGTGGCCGAGGCCGCCGTGGCCGCGGACGAAGACTATGCGTCGGCGTTCACCAGGATCCTGGAGGAGCGGGCCGCCACGGCGATCGCCACCAAGACGATCCTTGCCTACCGCGGCGGTTTCGACGGTGACCTGACCGAACCCACCGCCGAGGAGGTAGCGCAGGCGGCCAGTCGATGGCGTGACAGCGGTGCGCCCCGGTTGACCGACCGGGTGCTGTTGCGGTTCGGCCTGTATCAGGCGTTGCGCCTTGGCAAGCCCCTGCAATTCCACGTCGGGTTCGGCGACCGCGACTGCGATCTGCACAAGGCGAATCCGCTGTATCTGCTTGACTTTCTGCGCACCAGCGGAGACACCCCGATCATGCTGCTGCACTGTTACCCATACGAACGCGAGGCCGGGTATCTGGCGCAGGCCTTCAACAACGTCTACCTCGACGGCGGACTGGCGATCAACTATCTGGGTGCCCGCTCAGCGTCGTTCATCGGCCGCCTGCTCGAGATGGCGCCGTTCCGCAAGATCCTGTATTCGTCGGACGCATTCGGCCCTGCCGAACTGCATTACCTCGGGGCGCGGTTGTGGCGCGACGGAATACGTTATGCCCTACAGGGTTTCGTCGACGCGCGAGAATGGAGCGAAGCCGACGCGATCCGAGTGGTGGACCTGATCGCACACGGCAACGCGAACCGCGTCTACGCGCTGGCCTGA
- a CDS encoding nuclear transport factor 2 family protein, giving the protein MSVEDTVRNLWKALSSRDFEAAKTYLADGCIYFDVPVGPAAAARGPDDIEKRIRIAWDGLSHYENHDGLLLTNGTDVMYEHSETWVWPTGETATLPFVTVHKVENGKITLWKDYWDMGGLTNFAPPSWLENFATADMSWVFDATGLV; this is encoded by the coding sequence GTGTCGGTTGAGGATACAGTTCGCAACCTGTGGAAAGCGCTGTCATCTCGCGACTTCGAGGCGGCGAAGACGTACCTCGCCGACGGTTGCATCTACTTCGACGTACCGGTGGGGCCCGCGGCGGCCGCGCGGGGCCCCGACGACATCGAGAAGCGGATCCGAATCGCGTGGGACGGGTTGTCGCACTACGAAAACCACGACGGCCTGCTGCTGACCAACGGTACCGACGTGATGTACGAGCACTCCGAGACGTGGGTCTGGCCCACCGGTGAGACCGCCACGTTGCCGTTCGTCACAGTGCACAAGGTCGAGAACGGCAAGATCACGCTGTGGAAGGACTACTGGGACATGGGCGGTCTGACGAACTTCGCACCGCCGTCCTGGCTGGAGAACTTCGCCACGGCCGATATGTCGTGGGTTTTCGACGCCACCGGCCTGGTTTGA
- a CDS encoding amidohydrolase family protein — MTYDTIIASGRWFDGTGAPSAVRNIGIRDGHVVAISPDELDATDCPRVLDATGKWVLPGMLDIHTHYDVEVLNGPSLSESLRHGVTTVMLGSCSLSTIYVDGQDAGDIFGRVEAIPREHVIAAVDSHKTWTNADEYIRALEARPLGPNLAAFIGHSDMRAATMGLDRATRKDDRPTRGEQARMERMLDDALRAGFVGMSSQQLLFDKLDGEVCRSRTLPSTYAKPRELRRLKSILRRAGRVLQSGPDIQNPLNLASQLAQSLGIFRNPLKTSLLSAADVKSNPYSIHALGPAARMVNRLGGNFRWQHLPVPFEVYADGIDLVVFEEFGAGAAALHLRDEVERNGLMRDEAYRRRFRKDYESKFGIRVWQRDFFDTEIVECPDASVIGKSFGEVGRDRGGLHPVDAFLDLVLEHGRALRWRTTISNHRPEVLEKLARDSGIQMGFSDAGAHLRNMAFYNMGLRLLRHVYDAQRAGTPFMTVEQAVHRLTGELADWYRIDAGHLRLGDRADLVVVDPERLDSTLDGYAEAEVEQYGGLSRMVNRNDDTVKAVFVGGRLVFLDGAPTDLVGTRRTGRFLRAAHKAPALAESELTSVG, encoded by the coding sequence GTGACCTACGACACCATCATCGCGAGCGGCCGCTGGTTCGACGGCACCGGCGCGCCGTCGGCGGTGCGCAACATCGGCATCCGCGACGGCCACGTGGTGGCGATCTCGCCGGACGAGTTGGACGCCACGGACTGCCCGCGCGTGCTGGACGCGACCGGCAAGTGGGTGTTGCCGGGCATGCTCGACATCCACACCCACTACGACGTCGAGGTACTGAACGGTCCGTCGCTTTCCGAATCGCTGCGCCACGGCGTGACGACGGTGATGCTCGGGTCCTGCTCGTTGTCGACCATCTACGTCGACGGCCAGGACGCGGGCGACATCTTCGGACGTGTCGAGGCGATCCCCCGCGAGCACGTCATCGCCGCGGTGGACAGCCACAAGACGTGGACCAACGCCGACGAATACATCCGGGCGCTCGAGGCGCGTCCACTCGGCCCCAACCTGGCCGCGTTCATCGGCCATTCCGACATGCGGGCAGCCACCATGGGACTCGACCGCGCGACGAGAAAAGACGACCGTCCCACCCGAGGAGAGCAGGCGCGAATGGAGCGGATGCTCGACGACGCGCTGCGCGCGGGTTTCGTCGGCATGTCCTCGCAGCAACTGCTTTTCGACAAGCTCGACGGCGAGGTGTGCCGATCACGCACGCTGCCTTCGACGTACGCCAAACCGCGTGAACTGCGCAGGCTGAAATCCATCCTGCGGCGCGCGGGCCGAGTCCTGCAGTCCGGCCCCGACATTCAGAATCCGCTGAACCTGGCATCGCAGCTGGCGCAGTCGCTCGGCATCTTCCGCAACCCGCTCAAGACCAGCCTGCTCTCGGCCGCGGATGTGAAGTCGAATCCCTACAGCATCCACGCGCTGGGACCGGCCGCGCGCATGGTCAACAGGCTCGGCGGCAACTTCCGTTGGCAGCACCTGCCGGTGCCGTTCGAGGTGTACGCCGACGGCATCGACCTCGTGGTCTTCGAGGAGTTCGGTGCGGGCGCGGCCGCGCTGCACCTGCGCGACGAAGTCGAACGCAACGGTCTGATGCGCGACGAGGCGTATCGCCGCCGGTTCCGCAAGGACTACGAGAGCAAGTTCGGGATACGGGTATGGCAGCGCGACTTCTTCGACACCGAGATCGTCGAGTGCCCGGATGCGTCGGTGATCGGTAAATCGTTCGGTGAAGTGGGCAGGGATCGCGGCGGCCTGCACCCAGTCGATGCGTTCCTCGACCTGGTGCTCGAACACGGCAGGGCGTTGCGTTGGCGGACAACGATTTCCAACCACCGGCCCGAGGTGCTCGAGAAGCTGGCCCGCGACTCCGGCATCCAGATGGGGTTCTCCGACGCCGGAGCCCACTTGCGCAACATGGCCTTCTACAACATGGGTCTACGACTGCTGCGGCACGTCTACGACGCGCAGCGGGCCGGCACACCGTTCATGACGGTCGAGCAGGCCGTGCACCGGCTGACCGGTGAACTGGCCGACTGGTACCGGATCGACGCCGGCCATCTGCGCCTCGGCGACCGCGCCGACCTCGTCGTGGTCGACCCCGAACGGCTCGACTCGACGCTCGACGGCTACGCCGAAGCCGAAGTCGAGCAGTACGGCGGACTCTCGCGAATGGTCAACCGCAACGACGACACGGTCAAAGCGGTGTTCGTCGGCGGCCGCCTGGTGTTCCTCGACGGTGCGCCGACCGACCTCGTCGGCACCCGGCGCACGGGCCGCTTCCTGCGTGCCGCGCACAAGGCTCCCGCCCTCGCAGAAAGCGAGTTGACCAGTGTCGGTTGA
- a CDS encoding SDR family oxidoreductase, which produces MNWTPDADALRGRTALVAGATRGAGRGIAAALGEAGATVICTGRSSVAGNGQSDYDRPETIEETAELVTALGGVGIAMQVDHLDVAQVQALADRVRDEYGGIDILVNDIWGAEVLKGGPPTWNRPIWEHDLDDGLRILDLGVGTHLITAHCLLPLLVTRPGGLHVEVTDGTKDYNDHTYRISVFYDLSKVAVNRLGYSLGHELARFGATAVAVTPGWLRSEMMLDNWGVTEENWHMALDPLRSDGPTAPPGFAVSESPRFVGRGIAALAADEARARWNQRSVTSAQLAREYGVTDIDGHQPDGWAEL; this is translated from the coding sequence ATGAACTGGACGCCGGATGCAGATGCGCTGCGCGGGCGCACGGCACTTGTCGCCGGCGCGACCCGGGGAGCGGGACGGGGTATCGCCGCCGCGCTCGGTGAGGCGGGGGCGACCGTGATCTGCACCGGTCGCAGCAGCGTGGCGGGCAACGGCCAGTCCGACTACGACCGTCCGGAAACCATCGAGGAGACAGCCGAACTGGTCACCGCATTGGGTGGCGTCGGCATTGCGATGCAGGTGGATCACCTCGACGTCGCACAGGTGCAGGCGCTGGCGGATCGCGTGCGCGACGAGTACGGCGGCATCGACATCCTTGTCAACGACATCTGGGGCGCCGAGGTGCTCAAGGGCGGCCCGCCGACATGGAACCGCCCGATCTGGGAACACGACCTCGACGACGGCCTTCGGATCCTCGACCTCGGCGTAGGCACTCACCTGATCACCGCGCACTGCCTGTTGCCGTTGCTCGTCACGCGGCCGGGCGGCCTGCACGTCGAAGTCACCGACGGCACAAAGGATTACAACGATCACACCTACCGGATCTCGGTCTTCTACGACCTGTCCAAGGTCGCGGTCAACAGGCTCGGCTACAGCCTTGGCCACGAACTGGCACGCTTCGGCGCCACCGCGGTGGCCGTCACGCCCGGTTGGTTGCGCTCGGAGATGATGCTCGACAACTGGGGTGTCACCGAGGAGAACTGGCACATGGCGCTGGATCCGCTGCGCTCCGACGGCCCGACCGCTCCGCCCGGCTTCGCGGTGTCGGAGTCGCCGAGATTCGTCGGCAGAGGCATCGCGGCGTTGGCCGCCGACGAGGCCAGGGCACGCTGGAATCAGCGCTCGGTCACCTCCGCCCAACTGGCTCGCGAATACGGCGTCACCGACATCGACGGCCACCAGCCGGACGGCTGGGCGGAGCTATGA
- a CDS encoding dienelactone hydrolase family protein gives MTPLQRYIAEEIATDHVDGLLSRREALRRLALLGVSTAAASALIAACSENKTATSNPPVTSSAPASAPTMPPGSAKALPTAPITWAGPQGQLQAAWAEAPNAKGGILVIHENKGLTDWVRSVAGRFAGIGYSALAIDLLSGQGGTAKFTDPAEATAALGKIPPQEFVANLKSGVGELARRTPGKKLAIVGFCMGGGLTWQLLAAGAGDLAAAMPFYGPAPDNPDFSNSKNVAVLAFYGEQDQRVNATEPVVRAALEKAGMVHQLVTEPNANHAFFNDTGDRYNAAAADDAWRRVQDWMTQYVG, from the coding sequence GTGACCCCGCTACAGCGCTATATCGCCGAAGAAATCGCCACCGATCATGTCGACGGGTTGTTGTCCCGGCGCGAAGCCCTGCGCAGGCTCGCGTTACTCGGAGTCAGTACTGCCGCGGCCAGCGCGCTGATCGCGGCGTGTAGTGAGAACAAGACCGCGACGTCCAACCCGCCGGTGACGTCGAGCGCTCCTGCCAGTGCGCCGACGATGCCGCCCGGATCGGCCAAGGCGTTGCCCACCGCGCCGATCACCTGGGCCGGTCCGCAGGGTCAACTGCAGGCGGCGTGGGCCGAAGCGCCGAACGCGAAGGGCGGGATTCTCGTCATCCACGAGAACAAGGGCCTCACCGACTGGGTCCGCTCGGTGGCGGGCCGGTTCGCGGGCATCGGGTACTCGGCGTTGGCCATCGACCTGCTGTCCGGGCAGGGCGGCACCGCGAAGTTCACCGACCCGGCGGAGGCCACTGCGGCGCTTGGCAAGATCCCGCCGCAGGAGTTCGTCGCCAACCTCAAATCCGGGGTGGGGGAGTTGGCGCGTCGGACGCCCGGCAAGAAGCTCGCGATCGTCGGGTTCTGCATGGGCGGCGGCCTGACGTGGCAGCTGCTCGCCGCGGGTGCAGGCGACCTGGCCGCGGCCATGCCGTTCTACGGGCCCGCTCCCGACAACCCCGACTTTTCGAACTCGAAAAATGTTGCGGTGCTTGCGTTTTACGGTGAACAGGATCAGCGCGTCAACGCCACCGAACCGGTCGTACGGGCAGCGCTGGAGAAAGCCGGGATGGTGCACCAGCTCGTCACCGAGCCGAACGCCAACCACGCGTTCTTCAACGACACCGGTGACCGCTACAACGCGGCCGCGGCCGACGACGCGTGGCGCCGCGTGCAGGACTGGATGACGCAGTACGTGGGCTAG